A window of Cydia pomonella isolate Wapato2018A chromosome 25, ilCydPomo1, whole genome shotgun sequence genomic DNA:
AGCACTAACTTTCTAAAGgaacgatttttatttatttgtaagattTTGATGAAATGTAGTGGATAGATCTATAttctatacaatacaatataggCGCCATATCACCGTATGTCCTAAATCTTCCCTTGAGTTACAAACATGTATGGTATTTTCGTTACACAACGTAAAACTACGTAAATTAATTTCGGGGCAAGTTTTTCGGGGGTCGAAATTATGAGTTCTTCAAATCAGCCCCATTTTATCGAAATCCAACGAAAAAAAACAgacacaataataaaaatctgtcCCAAAAGATACTTACCAACAAGCGGCGGTAGGCGCTGTAACACGTCGTTGCTCGAGCCCGGCGAGGGCTCGTCAAACTCTACCTCCACCTTTACTCGCACTGTAAACAATATTCCACATTTAACTAGATGTTTCTCACACGCTAATGTCACTGTTATAGAAATaggataattgttaataatgtatccatgtaaatagctttgcaaatgccacatattacgtgatctttttctagaagttacgaatacgtatagtaagttatccttaaaagatagacatttaacatcgcggacttttttgtagacctatgaatgagaaacaaccccaccatacattgtgttgttatagctcaaacggattaggcagcgttttccatgaaagctcctagccagcgtgattttttacGACAACAtcttatatttcaaccaatttacacaaaaccttaacaagttatatacttaagccttcctcaagaatcactctattgatagatgaaagtcgtatgaaaatccgttcagtagtttttagttttggagtagttttataagatgaagtgaattgacgttttcccctagacttgcggacactaggttgcgtgacagtcgtgcacgctcccaatacgtcccactgctgggcacagggggtctaccgcgaaaaccgaaattcgcaaattgcggggatctttctcttttactctcacaagacgtaattagagtgacagagaaatatgcccgcaattgacgaatttcgattttcccggtagccgcccaggccTCCTCccatgcgcgagagggtttgggctatgatccccacgctggcccaatgcgggttagggacttcacatacatctttaatgttatttgcaGATGTAaatatgcaggtttcctcacgatgttttctttcaaaGCTAGTCGTTAATATCCTATGATATTAATAAGCAATAATAATAGTAgggaattgaaaaaaaaactactagaGGTCCGCAGGTACATTGGGTGTGTTGTTTTATTTGGTACGTCCCATGGAAGCTAACTAGATAGAACATACTGCTATAGTTCTTGGATAATATTGTAAGGTGCTGTGTAGAAAGAAACGTATTGCGTGAAAGAGACAGTATGCTTGAATATACATCAGAAAGAAAGAGAAGAATGATTGATCGAATGAAAGGGATAGAAATAGAATTAAGTAACGAGTAAGATGAAAAAGAAATACATGCATTATGGCCGAAAACGTTGTTTCAATCTTACAATATGTTATTCTTGTGAGTTATATACACTTTTAATGTTAGTGTATGTAAAATGGGAAGTATCAAAAAACTACTACTAGTCAAGCATTATAATAAAAGTCAGGGATGTATTTATATTGAGACTTTCAACAACTTTAATTTCAATCGTAAATCATAGTAATACGAGATCATAATCATAGTAATGATATCTACAGATATCCCCAATGCCGCTGCCATTTGGTAATGTGcccatatattttaaattaattatagtaaACATCCCTATTGTCATATTAAAAGCATAATTAAAAATCTAGTTATTTAATCTTGTTGTTTATAAGATGACAAAGAAAgatattcaaattttcatttgacGTTGGCATATAAAGGTTGTTAcacaaaggtataaaataaagcTTGTTGTATACAATACTACACCTATGATGGGCGTGGCAccggtaatgggatggtatgtTACACAAATCCTGTATAATTAGtctttatcatcagtttttactATGAACATCAGCCATGGAGCTAATTATATACGTAGGTAGTGGCAGGAGGAGGTAAATGATAAGAGGTCTGGACTACAGAATAGAATATATTGGGtgcaaaattacaataaaacctTAAACTAGGTGTCCAACCTAAACGATTTAGGAGTAATGATTGGCCTTGACCTCAAATATTCGATATATCGATTTCACAATCATCAATTACAACGGTGCATCGGCTAACGGGTACCGTGGTGTGATGTAACCCCACGTGAAGGGATGACGTAGCACGGAGGCCTGACGTAGCATGCCGTATaaggctctgcgttgatgaggcagtcaggacacgtgcatttatatatatagattagaaaatatttgtaatcttataatttattcatacatttttaattttgtagctcaaaaaaatttactttaagGGATTGCATTCTCAAAAGTCTGGATCACGTGTGGCAGTAAATCAGCGTGTATGTTACAACCGTCCAATTTCAAAATCTATGCTATCTTCGTAATTAGCATTCCCCACCAGGGGCCATAGTTCACGTCGGctatgttatattttaattttgatcccATTTTTGTAATTAGCGTCCCATAAAACCATAGAAACGatacccatattgatattttgagaTTTCAACCCCATTGCACCCCCACTTTGACtacgttatattttaattttgatgcgATTTTTGTAATTAGCATCTCAAAATACTATGAAAACGATActctattttattaaaatatataagtactacaattaaataaactaaaactactatataaaactaaaaatctaaatctaaaatgggcccccgtggcatGGTACcgaagatgctggcagcatttcctcactggatcgctatgctcaagcgttgggcgaggaagctgccagatCTCTTATCCCTggtcccatccaccagccgtttcgccaattgccGGTATAGGCCCTGTGCTGCGGGGCGCCACGGACCaagagtctcgactccaaatgcaaCAAAGTTGTAGTTGGTGTAGAGACTCCCGTATTTGCGTTTTTTGAGGGCCTCTGCCGCttccgccgccgcgccggctttgTGTGTAGTACCGTGGAGGTGGGAAGGTGCCAGCGTGTCAACACAAGTTGCAACCCACAAGAGCACACATCCCATCCTCCACAGAATCAAAGACATCCCGTCTGGTTTCTTGCCATCGTCTCTGGCAGTACCGGCAGGCTCCAGTATAGCCGGAACGTTGACAGTGGCAAGTGACTGACGGATTACGTCGTTAAGCGCAGCGTGGCGCAAAAGGCGACCCGCGCTACCTTGGCAAGCAAGTCCGTGGTGTCCCAGCTGGTCCACCTCAAAGCCACAGGAGCATTTGTGCGGTGCGCAGATTGGGGCCTCTAAGCGTAGCCCCATTGCCAATCGGAGTGTTTCACAGTCTAGGTACccatattaatattttgagatATCAACCCTATTGGGGACTTTTCCCCCcacttaggggttgaattttcaaaaaacctgaaacacgtgtttactcatttatcTTTAGGAATACTCCtgtgaaatttggaataaagtagtctaactaatcttgtttctccatacaaactttggacccccatttcaccccTTTAGAggataaattttgaaaaatcctttcttagtggACCCCTAGACCTTATAAGGAACCTACTTGCCAAATTGGACTTTTTAGTCCCAGCGGTTTGGGCTATGCGTTGAtttaagtcagtcagtcaggtctttcacatttatatacatagatTATTACACACGGAGCCATTAGCATACTCACCGCACATAAATCAATACTCACTATGTTCTGGTAACAATATTACACTCGGAGGCACCTCGTCTTCCGCGCTGTGCCATTCTGGCTCCTCTTTTACTTTCGGCGACAAGCTGCGGCCGCCTGTCTCCATTACAGTGAAACCACTACGGACGCAAACGGTTACGCCAAGATTTGATGTTTATATCGAatacagtatttattttttaatctatCCTCAGTACTAAATCCTATCGGGCACTGTATCGCGAACTAATAGGTAACTTTATCAATTTCTAACCAATGCTTTGCTTACGGAGCGGCTGCTCTAGTTCGATAATATAACTCGTGTATTTTACGAATAATAGAATTTGACGTTATTAAGAAACTACTTGACCCATacgaaattatacaaaaaaaataacaataaacaacTCAAATGAATATGAAGAATATAATGAAATGCAGacatgtatacatacatatatgacaTTGACAGATGTGACGCCACCCAGATCGTGAAGCAGAAAACAGTTCTAACACACGGGCGTACCGGACCGAAGGTTTGGTCCGGTCAGCATATCTCTTTCTCCCTCTCACTTAAAGTCGCGTCTCATGGAGATATAAAGTGGAGGACAGAACGCCgttcagcaacgcgcatgtaactcctctggagttgcaggcgtacataggctacggagactgcttaccatcaggcgggccgtatgcttgtttgccaccgacgtagtataaaaatataaaaagtttgttattttagcatatgaaccattttttaaatttcaaatattgtaaacgatgtgctgatatttgatcagagagagagagatgaaacggaaaaatattctttctcggacccgaaatcgggtcctgatttcaggcctgataaagtatGAATGTAATTGGCATTAGAGATTGCAGACCTTGCCGTGACGTCAACGTCATACATAATTTGACAATGACATCAATGACATGccaaataaaagttttaaagaaAAGTTTTATATCTTGTTGaaaatgtatatgtttaaacactttaaacttaataataactaTAGTATTCAAAAATCATACTTATACGCGACTAATCGTGTATGATGTTACTAAATCATATCGTTAAAACATCTATTTAACCGCATAAGAAACTCGTGCAATGGAAGACGATTTCTTTGGTAAGCGTGAATATTAGTATTGACGATTACACATAACGAAATTTACGGCGACAACAACGGAAACAACatattatgaataatatattacCGACTATGCGGATCGGTTAACCTTAATTCGGACTGATAACAAATGACCTTGAATTTATTTTGACTGTACCTGTTAGTTATTTTCCCAGAATATGATTAGAGTATTtggatattaaatatattaaccaTTTGAACGCTTAACGTCATAAACACTATCATAACTCAAACGCCGAGCTCTGgacgcaagggagctaatgtaaaccttactttaaaaaaaaagcaatggtcccgggttcaaatcctgttaagggcatttatttgtgtgatgaccatatttgttcctgagtcacgggtgttttatacgtatgtaagtatttataaatatttatatattatgtatatcattgtctaaatacccacaacacaagccttattgagcttactgtgggacttagtcaatttgtgtaataatgtcccataataagaaaaaaaaaaacaattagatCATTCTGTACCATTGATGGCCTCTTAGTCTAGTTGATAGTGATTGTGCATGAGCAGCAGCAGACTGCAGAgtgtgcatggaagaagaggaagcAGCAAAACACATTATCCTagactgtaaacaggtagaagtatacaggagcaaataccttGGGACTCCATGCACACTAacggaggcagttagcaacctaaaaatattgctaggcttcgtggaggagctggagtggttagagtagcgctaccctttctcagattttgataaaattataaataaataaataataattattattataggacattattacacacatttactaaattccacagtaagctcaataaggctggttttgagggtacttagataattatatatatataaatatttataaatacattggTAACACCCAAcacgaacaaatatccatgctcagcacatgaataaatgccctttccaggatttgaacccagaaccattggcttcataggcaaggtcactacccactaggttaGACCTCAGGTAGCTGAACAAATGTAACAACTTGTATTACCTGTGACAAACATACTGATTACCGATTatctaagaataatttatatagAGTATGGTTTCAGCTTCTAACCTGATGACAGTGAAAAAGGAGCCCCCTTGTGAAATTGTCCCCTGCGGAGTGAAACAGCAGCCGCCATGTGAGATTGTCCCCTGCGGAGAACAGACACAGCCAGGGTGAGTAatctttgttttttattattaactaaaataaaGGTACAGCACCCGGGTTCAGATTGGTGTGATATTGGCAAGAAGTTAGAGTCagagctattattattattattatttgtctgtcttaccatatctcgggaccatgggttcccggacctttgggaggcatacgtggggccgaagccaacagcgcagaggccctttaagacaaattaatctacaagcaagggatacacgtcgcggataccatctccgagcgcacaatatgatacatccggagatggtccccgccaggtgcaaagactattgcagtgcagcacttttgtgctgcgatgggatctaaggtcataaggctattgatttgaaagttggatggactggataataggctatgggaggagactagcggacacctgccgtgacaatcagtctcggaattgtgtaagacaggcggtgactcgccaactcattgagtgggccccacaacggccgcacgcacagtgcgacaatagggcaacactttggagcggctgtgaggttgtcgagaggtgagtctgcggaagccagatcccggtaatccgttcagcaggccgccggcgttatgacattttacacttccaacctggagcataggtcccgctcttgcgactccactctggccggccggtgaaggcaagcgcagaggcgagggcctaataaaagggccctctggaataggggtccgcggtgtcgccactcaccgtcagctcgccacaagctgcccccgcgggttattattattattattatagcctttTGTCATGACACCCAAAtgctgtttatttgtttattcgtTGATGTGTTGTTAAGTGTATTGGGTGCCCGCTTGCCAGtcggcataggcctcctccagccTTCTCCATTCGTTCCTGTCTCTGGCAACCCTGCTCCATGTGGCACCAGCAACAGGCCTGATGTCGTCGTCCCATCGTTTGAACTGCCTTCCTCTTCTCCTTTTACAGCCTCTTGGGTACCACTGGATCACCTTCTTACTCCATTTGTCCATGCCTCTACTGGTATGAcctgcccacttccatttcTGCCTTCtaatttttgttacaatgtCGTGCATCTTGGTTCTGCTTCTTATCACCTGGTCAGAGCTAgctaagttataaataaatgaataaagaaaaaataaaaagaaataataacatttattttatttcacaataATCATCTTAAAGTTAGTTATTGGAAcctccttttttttttgttaagcttTAATATAGCCTGTGCCAGGAGGTACCGCTCTTCCTTATCTGAAGAATGTTAACAAAATTGTGCTACATTTATGAGTAGGTATGCTACGTAAACGTGTTAAGCTACGAagttactgaataaattattttttatatatgatcAGATGACCCATTAATAAGTTTTTCTAATAACATTCTCTAATTAAAAGGTACATAAGTGCCGGGAAGTTAACCCTTCTTGTTGGCATGGCTTTTAAACATTCTGTGTTGAAATaaagttaacaaaataaattctcgaTAGAcccattttaaatttgttttaatacttaaggcattaagtccgccatttgtacttatttttattgtgaaataaagtttaaatctaaatatataaaagaagaaactgactgactgactgacatatgCACAGCCTCAAAATTCAGgttttttgagaattcaacccctaaaaggaAGAAATATGGTGACAAAGTCCAAAAATCAACATGGATATTATTTCTATGGTTCATTGGgtcgctgattacgaaaataacaaggattttaaaatctaacgaggtGGACGTGAAATACAATTCTCCTGTTGGGATGCGATGGGGTTGAAattactaaatatcaatatgggtgtcgtttttatggttttttgggACGTTATTCACGAAAATGgcattgaatgattttaaaatttaatattgtggacatgaaaaatgttgaaagaatttttgccacaaaagaagaaactgactgactgattgACTGGCATATCAACATacagcctaaaccgctggttTTCGAGATTAAAAAAATTTGGCTCGTAGGTTATTTACAAGTTTGGTTCTATTGCTACCACTTCCAAACATGGTAAAAAATGTTGTTCATAAGGAAGAACAGAGAagaacgcattcactgccagggggcgtggcctaggaacaaacttgtatgacggtgaacgcatatatgcgtcggtggcagtgaatgcgttaacaaGTATAAAGTTGTTGAACACTTCATGCAattttcagaacatgattctaaatctaataatcgcgaacaaacatacatacctacatgcgttcatacaaacatacgggtcaaactgagaacctctttttagggttccgtagccaaatggcataaaacggaacccttatagtttcgccatgtccgtctgtctgtctgtctgtccgatgctttgctccgtggtcgttagtgctataaagctgaaatttggcatggatatataaatcaataaagccgacaaagtcgtacaataaaatctaaaatagtacattacgatacaagtgcgaaaaataggaaattcgaaacgagtggcgataaattaaaacacgaccgaagggagtgttttaaatcgacacgagttgcgaattacctattcgcacatgtatcgtacaacgttttacagtacatatggccctttaaatgttcgacacagtaacgtaatatgctacttctcgcactagtgctataaagtagccccatatgtactgtaaatttaattttttttagggtacctcccctacacgtaaagtgggggtgaaatttttttttcgcttcaaccctagagtgtggggtatcgttggaaaggtctttcaaaactaattttttgataaagtgaatatattcggagataatccctccgaaagaaaaaaaaaatgtgtccccccccctctaacttttgaaccatacgtccaaaaaatatgaaaaaaatcgtggaagtagagcttaagaaagacattaaatgaaaactatagcggacatgatcagtttagctgtttttgagttatcgcaaaaagttttcccttcatagtaaaaagacttactttaattaggtactgattatgcaaatttgcctatttgtttaactcgggtgaaaggtaccgtttcatcccttggttaacaatttactatactttaagctcctgtttagcttattgtgacggaagagtaactacggaaccctacactgagcgtggcccgacatgctcttggccggttattttgcTTTACGCCGGCGAAGCCGCGGGCTAAagctagtaaataataaataaaaatgctattagaaaatataatttgtttccTGTTTGTTTATTTCAAACCAAGTAGAATTTATTAATGTCTGGGAATGTCTGCCGAATGCCGGAAGACTTGTGTGCCAAGACAACCACTGAGTGGGACCCCCACGACTCGAACCGAGGAGCGggacctcgtcggcgatggcggaTATGGCGTGATAACTTGGACTGCGTTTTGAGAGGCTTGCCAGATGTAGCACTAAACAGAAACGAATCAAGAAAGAgggggaggcctttacccagtAGTGGGACACAATGCTGGgctctgaataataataataaacgtatCCATATAGTTCATGTAGCTATAGAAGTAATCTAAAGCTTTTttgttactaaaaaaatatggatcacaaatggtatagaaataaataatatttaggtataatTAGTATCTATCAAGTCATATTAGAGCGTTCCATGTTTCCGAGTAAAAGCAGTTGAAATAGTTGCCGTCGTCGGATAcggcgaggaggactatatactcgtagtatCTATAATACATTCATTTTGTAGCTTATTAAAGCGGCTAGCTTTGCTGAAAAACTTGGAGGTGTCATTGAcgtaaaattactttaaaaaaagttttatttttaaattttttattttgtatggcaatgtGTCCTATAATTGATGTCGTATAATTGCCTTTACTATATGCACAATATATGTGACGCACGTCAAAATCGGCTcgtcagaaaaaaaatattgaagaaagatctttttttttattaagatctTATACCATTTGGGGgatattttgcatacttgctactaatataaagccacatcatcaaaaaaaaattacaagccaAAACTCGCTGGGGGCAGGTTCACTTAGCTTATCCTGGCATGGCCTTTGTCTATCTAGTTAATTAGTTTACTACTCATGTACTTACTCGAACGGTAAACTGAAAGAAATCCCTTATACCTCAATTTTGTAAGGGTTATATGAAACtttggacgaccggtctggcctagtgggtagtgaccctgcctacgaagctgattgtcccgggttcaaatcctggtaagggcatgtattcgtgtgatgagcatggatatttgttcctgagtcatgggtgttttctatgtatttaagtatttataaatatttatatattatatatatcgttgtctaagtaccctcaacacaagccttattgagcttactgtgggacttagtcaatttgtgtaataatgtcctataaaaaaaaaactgttatatAGAATAAAGTGATTCCTGTACTACATTTTCTGTTTCAAAACGCAGTGTACCGGTCAAGCTGAAGGACTGTTGTGTGAAGCTTGAACGTATTGAGGTGGACGAATTCACCGGCAACATCGCCAAGGGCCGAGACAGCCCCAGAATTGATGACGATTATGAAACTGATGACTCAGGTGAGTGCTTATAAAGTAAGTCCAACGAAAAGAGATAGAATGTGAAAAATCTGGGTATGACTGAACAAAGAACTCTCTAAATGGGGTCTAAACTCAGTCCgtttttaacagacttcaagatttccaaagaggaggttatcaattcggttgtatgtttttttttttaatgtttgttactccataactccgtcatacCGTCGtaatttctgaaccgattttgaaaattattattttttgtttgaatttatatatatacagattggtcccgtttttgtcaaaactcagttctgattatgggatccatgaggaatcgagggaactcttcaaatgtgaaaggcatacatatagtgatttttgtattttctgtaacaaatcaagcatttacatttaaaaaagtgacatttgatgaagtggaactgttgaCGATGATCAGattggaactcttcaacgacgcatagtacacgtttggcgatttctcctcttcgctgcgTTTGTTAAgtcaattaaattttcaaaacaaaattttgtcaAGTTTGAGTTCTGACGATAGGGTCCATGAGGACTAGAGGGAACttctcaaatgttaaaggcatatatatatatatttagtgatattagtattttcattaacaaatcaagtatttacatttgtagaagtgacatttgatgaagtacatccgtctgtctgtgccTTTAATAATTCTAGTTAAACTTGACTAAAgttctcaaaataaaaaaaataactaataatgcGAACATGCAATTTTATTGCTATGGCGTGTAGTGTTGTCATTGCAGAAAAATGATTTAGGTATATAGTTTTCACCAGACTACATTGTAAAGGCTCGTTTTATTCGGCAAAAACTGAATAAAAAGTTGCATTAGGGCGCGGACACGAGCGAACAGCGCGCGAACTCGTTGTGCATTCGCGGCGAACACGTAGCGGGCTCGCGGGGAACACGTAGCGGGCTCGCGGGGAACACGTAGCGGGCTCGCGGGGAACACGTAGCGGGCTCGGGGGGAACACGTAGCGGGCTCGCGGGGAACACGTAGCGGGCTCGCGGGGAACACGTAGCGGGCTCGGGGGGAACACGTAGCGGGCTCGCGGGGAACACGTAGCGGGCTCGCGGGAAACACGTAGCGGGCTCGCGGGGAACACGTAGCGGGCTCGGGGGGAACACGTAGCGGGCTCGCGGGGAACACGTAGCGGGCTCGCGGGGAACACGTAGCGGGCTCGCGGGGAACACGTAGCGGGCTCGGGGGAACACGTAGCGGGCTCGCGGGGAACACGTAGCGGGCTCGCGGGGAACACGTAGCGGGCTCGCGGGGAACACGTAGCGGGCTCGGGGGGAACACGTAGCGGGCTCGCGGGGAACACGTAGCGGGCTCGCGGGGAACACGTAGCGGGCTCGCGGGGAACACGTAGCGGGCTCGCGGGGAACACGTAGCGGGCTCGCGGGGAACACGTAGCGGGCTCGGGGGGAACACGTAGCGGGCTCGGGGGGAACTCGCAGCGCGCCCGCCTTGCTAtcaactcgctcgcaaatcACGCTCACAAGAAAGGCAAAGTAATTATGATGACGCAAAATTTAAATGATTTCCTCATAGTTTCCTCGGTGCGCTACTTTTTCAGCGATGATTTGAATGATAAATGTTTAATAGCGACATTCGATTTGACatataatgttttacagttagtattttccccGTGTTGGTGTGGTATAAATGTTTGTGTTTTAGaatcagacatagaagtttttgtggcaaaaccgagtgcttgagaaaatgaaatatcgacaaataataacatcgatgAGTCAGtcatagataaataattaaaagatgtaaattcta
This region includes:
- the LOC133531719 gene encoding uncharacterized protein LOC133531719 isoform X2; this encodes METGGRSLSPKVKEEPEWHSAEDEVPPSVILLPEHMRVKVEVEFDEPSPGSSNDVLQRLPPLVGSVHEHTTTSAAEQIGTTKPPTTETHTNTLNV